Proteins encoded together in one Lathyrus oleraceus cultivar Zhongwan6 chromosome 5, CAAS_Psat_ZW6_1.0, whole genome shotgun sequence window:
- the LOC127083256 gene encoding uncharacterized protein LOC127083256 isoform X1, whose translation MAAIRKGSVSLEGKKVILVPYMESHVPKYHEWMQNPSLLQATASEPLSLEQEYQMQLSWSSDLNKETFILLDKDLLLGTFSHGQPHVEAMVGDVNIFMNDINNPQIAEIEIMIAEPTSRGKGLGKESVLMMMAFAIEKLRINLFEVKIGESNVESINLFKKLGFVETSHSNIFKEVTLELQITQAKSEEMLGLMGNKLSAACDQVTEGGLNSEDFN comes from the exons ATGGCGGCGATCAGGAAAGGGAGTGTGAGTTTAGAGGGAAAGAAGGTTATACTAGTCCCTTATATGGAATCTCATGTCCCCAAATATCATGAATGGATGCAAAACCCTTCTCTCCTTCAAGCCACTGCCTCCGAACCCCTTTCCCTCGAACAAGAGTATCAGATGCAACTCTCTTGGTCATCTGATCTCAACAAAGAGACCTTCATTCTTTTGGATAAGGATTTGCTTCTTGGAACCTTCTCACACGGTCAACCTCACGTCGAAG CCATGGTTGGTGATGTAAATATTTTTATGAATGACATCAATAATCCTCAAATCGCTGAGATTGAAATTATGATTGCTGAACCTACCAG CCGTGGCAAAGGGCTTGGAAAGGAGTCTGTTCTGATGATGATGGCCTTTGCTATTGAAAAGTTAAGGATCAATCTCTTTGAGGTTAAAATTGGAGAATCAAATGTAGAATCCATCAACTTGTTCAAAAAATTG GGGTTTGTGGAAACTTCACATAGCAACATTTTCAAAGAG GTGACTTTGGAGTTGCAAATAACACAAGCCAAGAGTGAGGAGATGCTTGGTTTGATGG GAAACAAATTATCTGCCGCATGCGATCAAGTTACTGAGGGAGGATTGAATAGTGAGGATTTCAATTAG
- the LOC127083256 gene encoding uncharacterized protein LOC127083256 isoform X2, which produces MAAIRKGSVSLEGKKVILVPYMESHVPKYHEWMQNPSLLQATASEPLSLEQEYQMQLSWSSDLNKETFILLDKDLLLGTFSHGQPHVEAMVGDVNIFMNDINNPQIAEIEIMIAEPTSRGKGLGKESVLMMMAFAIEKLRINLFEVKIGESNVESINLFKKLGFVETSHSNIFKEVTLELQITQAKSEEMLGLMGNKLSAACDQVTEGGLNKR; this is translated from the exons ATGGCGGCGATCAGGAAAGGGAGTGTGAGTTTAGAGGGAAAGAAGGTTATACTAGTCCCTTATATGGAATCTCATGTCCCCAAATATCATGAATGGATGCAAAACCCTTCTCTCCTTCAAGCCACTGCCTCCGAACCCCTTTCCCTCGAACAAGAGTATCAGATGCAACTCTCTTGGTCATCTGATCTCAACAAAGAGACCTTCATTCTTTTGGATAAGGATTTGCTTCTTGGAACCTTCTCACACGGTCAACCTCACGTCGAAG CCATGGTTGGTGATGTAAATATTTTTATGAATGACATCAATAATCCTCAAATCGCTGAGATTGAAATTATGATTGCTGAACCTACCAG CCGTGGCAAAGGGCTTGGAAAGGAGTCTGTTCTGATGATGATGGCCTTTGCTATTGAAAAGTTAAGGATCAATCTCTTTGAGGTTAAAATTGGAGAATCAAATGTAGAATCCATCAACTTGTTCAAAAAATTG GGGTTTGTGGAAACTTCACATAGCAACATTTTCAAAGAG GTGACTTTGGAGTTGCAAATAACACAAGCCAAGAGTGAGGAGATGCTTGGTTTGATGG GAAACAAATTATCTGCCGCATGCGATCAAGTTACTGAGGGAGGATTGAATA AGAGATAg
- the LOC127083256 gene encoding uncharacterized protein LOC127083256 isoform X4 produces the protein MAAIRKGSVSLEGKKVILVPYMESHVPKYHEWMQNPSLLQATASEPLSLEQEYQMQLSWSSDLNKETFILLDKDLLLGTFSHGQPHVEAMVGDVNIFMNDINNPQIAEIEIMIAEPTSRGKGLGKESVLMMMAFAIEKLRINLFEVKIGESNVESINLFKKLGFVETSHSNIFKEVTLELQITQAKSEEMLGLMGTVIKHT, from the exons ATGGCGGCGATCAGGAAAGGGAGTGTGAGTTTAGAGGGAAAGAAGGTTATACTAGTCCCTTATATGGAATCTCATGTCCCCAAATATCATGAATGGATGCAAAACCCTTCTCTCCTTCAAGCCACTGCCTCCGAACCCCTTTCCCTCGAACAAGAGTATCAGATGCAACTCTCTTGGTCATCTGATCTCAACAAAGAGACCTTCATTCTTTTGGATAAGGATTTGCTTCTTGGAACCTTCTCACACGGTCAACCTCACGTCGAAG CCATGGTTGGTGATGTAAATATTTTTATGAATGACATCAATAATCCTCAAATCGCTGAGATTGAAATTATGATTGCTGAACCTACCAG CCGTGGCAAAGGGCTTGGAAAGGAGTCTGTTCTGATGATGATGGCCTTTGCTATTGAAAAGTTAAGGATCAATCTCTTTGAGGTTAAAATTGGAGAATCAAATGTAGAATCCATCAACTTGTTCAAAAAATTG GGGTTTGTGGAAACTTCACATAGCAACATTTTCAAAGAG GTGACTTTGGAGTTGCAAATAACACAAGCCAAGAGTGAGGAGATGCTTGGTTTGATGGGTACTGTGATCAAACACACATAA
- the LOC127083256 gene encoding uncharacterized protein LOC127083256 isoform X5 yields MAAIRKGSVSLEGKKVILVPYMESHVPKYHEWMQNPSLLQATASEPLSLEQEYQMQLSWSSDLNKETFILLDKDLLLGTFSHGQPHVEAMVGDVNIFMNDINNPQIAEIEIMIAEPTSRGKGLGKESVLMMMAFAIEKLRINLFEVKIGESNVESINLFKKLGFVETSHSNIFKEVTLELQITQAKSEEMLGLMGSY; encoded by the exons ATGGCGGCGATCAGGAAAGGGAGTGTGAGTTTAGAGGGAAAGAAGGTTATACTAGTCCCTTATATGGAATCTCATGTCCCCAAATATCATGAATGGATGCAAAACCCTTCTCTCCTTCAAGCCACTGCCTCCGAACCCCTTTCCCTCGAACAAGAGTATCAGATGCAACTCTCTTGGTCATCTGATCTCAACAAAGAGACCTTCATTCTTTTGGATAAGGATTTGCTTCTTGGAACCTTCTCACACGGTCAACCTCACGTCGAAG CCATGGTTGGTGATGTAAATATTTTTATGAATGACATCAATAATCCTCAAATCGCTGAGATTGAAATTATGATTGCTGAACCTACCAG CCGTGGCAAAGGGCTTGGAAAGGAGTCTGTTCTGATGATGATGGCCTTTGCTATTGAAAAGTTAAGGATCAATCTCTTTGAGGTTAAAATTGGAGAATCAAATGTAGAATCCATCAACTTGTTCAAAAAATTG GGGTTTGTGGAAACTTCACATAGCAACATTTTCAAAGAG GTGACTTTGGAGTTGCAAATAACACAAGCCAAGAGTGAGGAGATGCTTGGTTTGATGG GATCTTATTAG
- the LOC127083256 gene encoding uncharacterized protein LOC127083256 isoform X3 — translation MAAIRKGSVSLEGKKVILVPYMESHVPKYHEWMQNPSLLQATASEPLSLEQEYQMQLSWSSDLNKETFILLDKDLLLGTFSHGQPHVEAMVGDVNIFMNDINNPQIAEIEIMIAEPTSRGKGLGKESVLMMMAFAIEKLRINLFEVKIGESNVESINLFKKLGFVETSHSNIFKEVTLELQITQAKSEEMLGLMEEVPRDESS, via the exons ATGGCGGCGATCAGGAAAGGGAGTGTGAGTTTAGAGGGAAAGAAGGTTATACTAGTCCCTTATATGGAATCTCATGTCCCCAAATATCATGAATGGATGCAAAACCCTTCTCTCCTTCAAGCCACTGCCTCCGAACCCCTTTCCCTCGAACAAGAGTATCAGATGCAACTCTCTTGGTCATCTGATCTCAACAAAGAGACCTTCATTCTTTTGGATAAGGATTTGCTTCTTGGAACCTTCTCACACGGTCAACCTCACGTCGAAG CCATGGTTGGTGATGTAAATATTTTTATGAATGACATCAATAATCCTCAAATCGCTGAGATTGAAATTATGATTGCTGAACCTACCAG CCGTGGCAAAGGGCTTGGAAAGGAGTCTGTTCTGATGATGATGGCCTTTGCTATTGAAAAGTTAAGGATCAATCTCTTTGAGGTTAAAATTGGAGAATCAAATGTAGAATCCATCAACTTGTTCAAAAAATTG GGGTTTGTGGAAACTTCACATAGCAACATTTTCAAAGAG GTGACTTTGGAGTTGCAAATAACACAAGCCAAGAGTGAGGAGATGCTTGGTTTGATGG AAGAAGTTCCCAGAGATGAAAGCTCATAG